AGGGAAAACGGAAGTCGCCGATCTGAAGGCATTCATCAGCGCCGACACCCAAACGGTGCACAGCGTCACCCGACAACTGGCATGGAATTACGGCGATGGCGTTTGCACTTTGAACGCGCCCAAAGCTCAGGGAGCCACCGGAGATCTGGCCTCCGCGGGCGTTATCCGTCTGGATACGATCACGATCACCAGCCGCAACAAATATGCTTCGGTTCTTGCCGTGTCGATGGACGATCAGCCGTTGTCAACGTCCAACAAGGTGCTGCTGCAAATCGGCACGACAGCTCGACCACACGGCTGGAAGACCGAAGCGGCTGGCAGCAATAGATTAAAAATTACCAGCCTTGGCAGCAGCCCCTGGAACATTGACAACACGCAACTCGAATTCACGATCGCGAACCCGTCGCTGCGGACAGCAACTTTGCTGGATGCAAACGGAGTCGCCGTAGAAGAAATCGAAGTCGCGAAGAAGGAAGGCTCCCTAGCAGTCGCTCTGCCACAAAACGCGATGTATGTCATCCTGCGATAGGCCGACTTCGCAAATAGACGCATTTCCTGCGTTTAAGGCGGCGACCGACTCCCGCGCTCCCGCCAGCTTGCGGCAGGGGGCAAGCGGCAATCGAGTCACTCAGGAAGCTGTTCAACATGCGGCGGGGGGCCCGGAAGTCTGTTGGAATGGACTCGCTGCGGTTGCGGCATCCATTCATTGGGCCATGGCGGCGATAGTCGTGACGGACACGATGGCGCGACAACAAGGCAAAATCGGCCACGTCGTACGCAACGGGAGAACAGCAAGTCCATTCTGGCGAAACGTCGCGTTCGGTAAATACAACCCGACGTTCTAAAGATACACTACTCGAATTGGCCTGCCGCTCGTTACACTGTCGACACCTGCATTCAACGACCGCCCGGAACCGGGATCCTGTGGAGATGGACATGAATCGCCAAACGACAAATGTGACACGTAGAAGCATCATCCAGTGTGGTGCGGCATTCGGAGCGGCTTGGTTTACGACTCCGGGACTGTTTGCCGAACAGCTGGTCGCCACACCACGATCAACCGAGGGGCCATTTTATCCCGACAAGTTGCCGCTGGATAAAGACAACGACCTGATCATTATCAACGATTCCACAACGCCGGCAATTGGTCAGATTACTCACCTGACGGGAACGATCTCGGACGTCAAGGGGCAGCCGATCCGCAACGCGTTGATCGAAATCTGGCAGTGCGACAGCAACGCGGTCTATCTGCACACCGCTGACAGTGGCAAGAAGAAGGATCAACAGGACCCCAACTTTCAGGGTTACGGCCGCTTTGAAACGAATGCCAAAGGCGAATACCGGTTCCGCACCATCAAGCCAGTCCCGTATCCAGGCCGCCCTTCACCGCACATCCACTTCAAGGTGACCAAGGGAGATCGCGAACTGCTGACGTCCCAGATTTTCATCGCCGACTTTGCAGGAAACCAGAAAGACGGTGTCTTCAGGCGTCTTGGCAACGCTGCGGCTCAGAAGCAATTACAGGCGGAATTCACGCCGATCAAAGAATCGAAAATCGGTGAGCTGTCTGCGAAGTTCCCAATTGTCGTGGGACGAACGCCGGATGAGTCAAAGGGCAAACGTGGCTAACTGCATCGCTGAGAATCAAAGGCACGGCTGCAGTGTCTTCCGCGCCTTGGGAGTTCGGTAGCGAAAGTCATAGGGAACACTTGCGCTCACCGATGAACGAGTTCGTGTAATTTAGCGAATGCGAATTTTGCCGAGGATTCGAGCATGGCCTTTGGATAGACGCTTTTTCAGCGTCTACCAGAATTGGGTGAAGCTTGCGAAATCGGGTTGGTTCTTCCGCCGCTGTCTGCAGGTTTTCCGAGAGACCTTCGTTCGTGGAATCCGTATCTCTGGCATGAGCGACCATCGACGGTTTCTCGTCCCGTGTGCCCGTGCGTTTCGTACCCTCTCTACGCAGCGCGTTCAGGACTGATGGCCACTCGACGCTGGTCGGATGCGAATCCGAAACATTTCAGCACGAAATGGTGCGATGGCGGGAGCGAATGGCGAGCGAGCCAGAATGCATCGGCATTGTATTGAGCGATTACTTGCCCTGTCGCCGTCACGATGCGAAGAGAAAGCCGCGTAAAACGCATTCGTCATCGTAAATCTACTGCATCTGGTCTTCAGGTCGTTTAATCTTTGCTGGTGGGGCGAAGGGACGATCAACGTCCTTCCTGGCACGCTTTTACTGCGGGAGATCATGACATGTCGACGAACGTATCCGTTCTTGCTCTGGCCAATATTCTGGTGCTGATGGGCACGGCATTCGGTCAGGAACCGGCTGGCGCGGATGACGGGAAAAAGCATGTTGGCGCGCCCAGCGTTTCCGGCCTGCTGCAACATGCAAAGATTGACGACATTCTTTTGATCGCTACCGAATTGCGGAAGGCCAGCGATTCGATGAAGAGCTTTGGCGAATCGTTGAACGATGTCTCTGTGGTTACTGCGGAAGCAGCCGGGACAACCAGTAAACACCTGGCAGCGATCGGGGGCGAATTTGATCCGTTTGGTTTCAAGAAGGCCTTCGAGACGATCCAAAAACAAAACGCGATTATTCAGGCTCAGAGCCAGATGATTATCGAGTTGCAGCAGAAGGAAATTCGTCGTCTGCAGAAAGAAAACAAGATGCTAAAGCAACCGCAACGGCAGTCACGCAAACGTAAACCGTCGCAGACTCAGAAGAAGTCCGACGACGCGCGACCACAGGAGTGACATCCCAGATTGTGCTCACCGCGCATGCCGCCAGGAATCGACGACGGCTTCACAGTTCGACGAACACGCAAAAATGCTCAAAAAAGCCGGGGTGATCGCGCCCGCGACCAAGTGGGATCATGCCGTGTGGATGTTTGGCACTGAGGTTGCCATCCAATGTAGGCAAAGTGGGGGTCGAAATTCATATTGGTGATGACAAACTTTTGACCATCACGATAATGTTTTGCAGAGCTTGATTTAATAAAGGACAGTTCATGTTTCCGTGTGCCGCAAAATTCCTGACTCTCCTGAGCGTGATTCTTCACGCAGGGCTGGGATGTTGCGCTCACCATGGACATTGCTCGGTCCCGTCCGCAACGCCATCGGCTGCAGAGCCTCAGAAATCAAACGAAGCTCACCGGTGCAGTTGCGAGTTTCATGCTCATAACGCGACGGCAGCCGCCAGTGAAGATGCTGTCAATGTTGGGACCGGCGATGATTCGTGCCCATGTGGGGACGATCATCAAGGCTGCACAGATCACTGTTCGTGGTTGACGAACTCAAAGGTAGAAGTGCCGACGGATCACCACATCGCACTTCCCGCTGCCATTGCTGATGCGTGGTCCGAACGCACGTCCAGTGCTTCATTGGTCGCCAGCATTTCTTCTGCCGAACCTCCGTGCCTGTCTGATTCCAAGGACACGCTGCGCGCTAAAGCTCAGGTCTGGCGACTGTAACAGAGTTCACGAGCGCCGCTGCTTTGGCTCTGATTTACTGTGTCACGTACTGTGACATTTGCTGCGCGAATGCTTTCGAAATTCTGCGAGCAACCATTCAGCCCTTCTCATTAGGCCCGCGTCCGAATTGCTCCATCGTGCCTCCAACAGCGTCGAAGCTGCGTGAACGGTATTGGCGTGCTCATTCCTTTCTCTAAGACGTTCTTCAGGTAGTAGTCTCGAATGAAAGCTCGAATGTCCAAAATACAAATACAATACGTCTGGCCCGCTGCGATTATTGTCGTGGTAGTCGCAGGGATAATGACGCGTGGACGCTGGTTGCCGACCCTGAATTCGTGGGTGCAATCAACCGTCGCGGATAATCGTGCCCCGGCGAGCCAGGATCATCACAGCGAAGACGATCACGATCCTCATGCTGGCCACGACCATGCGGGCCACGATCATGCGGGCCACGATCATGCCGGACACGACGAAACCACGTCGCTGGAATTATCCCAGCAGGCTCGGCGGAATCTCGGCTTAACCGGCGACGGCACCGCTGAAATTGAACTCACCACGTTCAGTAAATCGATCACCGTTCCGGCTCTGGTGGTGGAACGTCCCGGCAGAACGCGAATCCAGGTGGCGACTCCGATGACGGGTGTCATCACAGGCATTCACGCCGCAGCTGGTGAAGCCGTCGAACCCAATAGTCTGCTGTTTGAAATCCGACTAACGCACGAAGACCTTGTGCGTTCGCAGGTGGAGTTTGTAACGACACTTGGCGAACTGGAAATTGAAAACCGCGAGATCGCACGACTGCAGGATTTAGCGACGTCGGGCGGAGTCGCTCGCAAAACGCTTTTGGAACGGCAGTATGCCCGAGACAAGCTGCAGTCACTGCTGGTCGTTCAGCAGGAAGCGCTCCGGTTACATGGTCTGTCAGAAGCTCAGGTTCAGAAAATTGCACAAGACCGCCGTCTGTTGCAGGAACTGAAGCTTTATTCCCCCAATGCCGACGGAACGTCATCGAAGGAATTGAAGCTAAGCCGAGCGTTCCAGCAGACCGCCATTCGACCAATAAGCCTGGGAGCCACCGCCGCTGATCCACCACTGATCCTTCGAGATCTCCTCGTCCATCGAGGCCAGGCAGTCAATGCGGGTGAACCTCTGGGAACACTCGTGAACTACGCAGAACTGTATATCGAAGGAATGGCGTTTGAGCAGGACATCGCTCAGCTGTCCAATGTGAACAATAACGACTGGAAAGTGACCGCTCTGTTCGACGAAGCAAACGGTAAAGCGACGGAAGTGCCGGACCTGTCCATCGCGTATCTCGATACCGAAATTGATCGCACGTCCCGGACTCTAAAATTCTTTGTTGGCCTTCCAAACGAACTGACTCACGAAAATAAACGTCAGGACAATATCCGTTTTGTCAACTGGCGATACCGTCCCGGCCAACGATTGCAGCTTCGCGTCCCCGTCGAACAGTGGGAGAACCAGATTGTTCTGCCCGTCGACGCGGTCGCTCGCGAAGGCGCCGAGTACTTTGTCTTCCAGGAGAACGGCGATCACTTCGACCGACTGCCCGTTCACGTGAAGTATCGCGACCAGTTTTCCGTCGTCGTCGCCAACGACGGACAGTTGTTCCCGGGTGACGTAGTCGCAATGCGAAGCGCCCATCAAATGCAAATGGCGTTAAAGAACAAGGCCGGTGGCGGGGTGGATCCGCACGCGGGGCATAGTCACTGATCGGGGAAGTGGAAAATGGGGAATGGAGAATTTTGGGAATAGAAGGAATTGTGGGATGACGACTTATCGACGACACACGGATTTGCCGGTTTACCAGGCAGCGTTTGAGGCAGCGATGGAAATATTTCGCTTGTCGAAATCGTTTCCTGAAACAGAAACCTATTCGTTAACGGATCAGATTCGCCGATCTTCGCGAAGCGTTTGCGCAAACATTGCTGAGGCTTGGCGCAAGCGTCGGTCTGCTGCCTTTTTTGTCAGCACGCTGAACATCTCAGAGGCGGAAGCGGCGGAGACTCAGGTGTGGCTGCAATTCGCCGTCGAGTGTGGCTACGCGACCGGTGATGAAATTCGAACCATCTACAAACGCTACGACGAAATTCTCGCGCAAATCGTCCACCTCATCACCAATCCCGATCCGTGGATTCTAAAAACTTAGCTGCACATCGCTCCGCAGATTCTCCATTCCCAAATTCTCCATTCCGCATTTGCTTCCAATGCTCAACGCAATCATAAGATTCGCCCTTCGCCAGCGGCTACTAACGATCGCTGCCGCAATATTCCTGCTGGGATACGGTTCGTGGCAGGCGATGCAGATGGACATCGACGTGTTTCCGGATCTGAACCGGCCGCGCGTGGTCATCATGACAGAAGCTCCGGGGCTGGCTCCGGAAGAAGTCGAAACACTGATCACCTTTCCGTTGGAAACCGCGATGAACGGCGCCAACGGGGTCCAGGCGGTTCGCAGTTCGTCAGGCATCGGGATTTCCGTGGTCTACGTCGAATTCGACTGGGGTACCGACATCTACACTGACCGGCAAATCGTTATGGAACGTCTGCAGCTTGTGCAGGACCGAATGCCGCAGGGAGTCAAACCAACGCTGGCACCGATTTCCTCCATCATGGGCCAGATTCTGATGCTGGCGATGTGGAGTGAAAACGAGGAAACCGATCCGATCGTACTTCGCACCACGGCTGACTGGGTTGTCCGTCAGCGAATCCTGACGATTCCCGGCGTGTCTCAGGTGTTCACCATGGGAGGCGGCCGCAAGCAGTTTCAGGTTCTGGTCGATCCGGACGAAATGATCCGTTATGGCGTCACGCTGCATCAGGTCAAGCAGGCGGTTGTCGGCAGCAACGAAAACGCGACAGGCGGCTACCTTGATGAACAGGGACCAAACGAACTTCTCGTGCGAGCGCTCGGCCGGATTCAGGACATCGATGACCTGCAGAAGGTGGTTGTTGGAGTCCGCGATGGGCGGCCGATCGCGTTGGCTCAGATTGCCAGAGTCGTCGAAGGTCCTCAGGTGAAACGAGGCGACAGTTCGGCATTCGTCCGCAAAGAGGATGGCACACTTTCCGGCGGTGAATCCGTCGTGCTGACCATCAACAAACAGCCGGGCGCGGATACTCGCCGCATTACCGATGCGATTCTGGAAGCCGTCGAAGACCTGAAGCAGACCATATCCGACGACATTCAGATCGTCCCGGTGTACTCCCAGAAATCGTTTATCGATCGAGCGATCGCGAATGTCGTGGAAGCCTTACGAGATGGTGGAATTCTGGTTGTGGTGATTCTGTTTCTGTTCCTGCTGAACTTCCGCACGACGTTTATCACTCTGACCGCAATCCCATTGTCACTGGTGATGACAGCCGTTGTGTTCTCCATCTTTGGACTCTCCATCAATACTATGACGCTGGGCGGACTCGCTGTTGCCATCGGGGAGCTTGTCGACGATGCGATTGTCGACGTCGAGAACATCTTCCGGCGACTCAGGGAAAACCGGCAGGCAGCAGTCCCCAAACATCCGCTGGTGATTGTTTATCAGGCGAGTTGCGAGATCCGAAACTCGATTGTCTTCGGCACGATCATCGTCATTCTGGTTTTCATTCCATTGTTCGCATTGTCGGGCATGGAAGGGCGGCTGTTTGCTCCGTTAGGAGTGGCCTACATCGTTTCTATCCTGTCGTCGCTGGTGGTGTCGCTGACGGTCACGCCTGTGCTGTGCTATTGGATGCTGGGCCGATCGAAGTTGATGGATCACGACAAGGATGGTTTCTTTCTGCGAGGGTTAAAGTGGATTGGCGATCATGTGATCCGATTCAGTCTCGCATTTCCTCGCTCCAATCTGACATTCACGGTACTAGCAGTGGCCCTCGCCGGCCTGTTTATGTTCAACCTGGACCGCGACTTCCTGCCGCCGTTCAACGAAGGTTCGATGCAGCTAAATGTTGTGTTGCCGCCAGGAACTTCCCTGGCGACGTCCAACGAGATCAACAAGACAGTCGAACAGCGATTGCTGGAACTCGACGACGTGGATCGCTTTGTGCGACGAACCGGTCGAGCTGAATTGGATGAGCATGCCGAAGGCGTGAACATGAGTGAGTACGTGCTGGAACTGGATCCGGATTCGCCTCGCAGTCGAGAAGAGCAGCTTACAGAAATCCGCGAAGCGATGGCGGATATCCCCGGCATCGTAACGGCCGTCGAACAGCCGATCGCTCACCTGATTTCTCACATGCTGTCTGGTGTGAAGGCTCAGATCGGCATCAAGATCTACGGCGACGACCTGGACGTGCTGCGTCGCAAAGCCGGTGAAATGGAAGCGGCTATCAAGGGCGTGGCGGGAGTCACCGACCTGATGGTCGAACCACAGGTCATTATTCCTCAGATGCGTATTGAACTAGATCGCGACAAACTGCTGCTATATGGCATGACGGCGGCCGATGTGAACGAATTCATCTCCACCGCGATGAACGGCGACATTGTTTCCGAAGTTCTGCTTGGGCAACGAACATTTGACCTGATGGTGCGGCTGGACGAAGACTATCGCGAAGACGTCCAGAAGCTGAAGCGTCTCACGATCGACCTGCCGGACGGTGGTAAAGTGCCGCTGAAAGCGGTTGCGAATATCTACGAATCCGGTGGGCCAAATACCATCAATCGAGAAAGCGTGCGGCGACGAACCATTCTGCAGTGCAACGTCAGCGAACGTGGCGTGGTGGATGTTGTCGAAGACATTCAGAAGGCCGTCGCCCCGGTCATCGCGACGATGGACGACGGTTATTTTGTCGAATTCGGTGGACAGTTTGAGAGTCAGCAGTCGGCCACGCGAGTCATCGGCGGCCTGTTTGTGGTCTCGATGATCGGCGTGTTTATGGTGCTGTTCACCATGTTCCGTTCGGTCAATCTGTCGCTGCAGGTAATGGCCG
This DNA window, taken from Fuerstiella marisgermanici, encodes the following:
- a CDS encoding protocatechuate 3,4-dioxygenase, whose translation is MNRQTTNVTRRSIIQCGAAFGAAWFTTPGLFAEQLVATPRSTEGPFYPDKLPLDKDNDLIIINDSTTPAIGQITHLTGTISDVKGQPIRNALIEIWQCDSNAVYLHTADSGKKKDQQDPNFQGYGRFETNAKGEYRFRTIKPVPYPGRPSPHIHFKVTKGDRELLTSQIFIADFAGNQKDGVFRRLGNAAAQKQLQAEFTPIKESKIGELSAKFPIVVGRTPDESKGKRG
- a CDS encoding efflux RND transporter periplasmic adaptor subunit, whose translation is MSKIQIQYVWPAAIIVVVVAGIMTRGRWLPTLNSWVQSTVADNRAPASQDHHSEDDHDPHAGHDHAGHDHAGHDHAGHDETTSLELSQQARRNLGLTGDGTAEIELTTFSKSITVPALVVERPGRTRIQVATPMTGVITGIHAAAGEAVEPNSLLFEIRLTHEDLVRSQVEFVTTLGELEIENREIARLQDLATSGGVARKTLLERQYARDKLQSLLVVQQEALRLHGLSEAQVQKIAQDRRLLQELKLYSPNADGTSSKELKLSRAFQQTAIRPISLGATAADPPLILRDLLVHRGQAVNAGEPLGTLVNYAELYIEGMAFEQDIAQLSNVNNNDWKVTALFDEANGKATEVPDLSIAYLDTEIDRTSRTLKFFVGLPNELTHENKRQDNIRFVNWRYRPGQRLQLRVPVEQWENQIVLPVDAVAREGAEYFVFQENGDHFDRLPVHVKYRDQFSVVVANDGQLFPGDVVAMRSAHQMQMALKNKAGGGVDPHAGHSH
- a CDS encoding four helix bundle protein; this encodes MTTYRRHTDLPVYQAAFEAAMEIFRLSKSFPETETYSLTDQIRRSSRSVCANIAEAWRKRRSAAFFVSTLNISEAEAAETQVWLQFAVECGYATGDEIRTIYKRYDEILAQIVHLITNPDPWILKT
- a CDS encoding efflux RND transporter permease subunit, which produces MLNAIIRFALRQRLLTIAAAIFLLGYGSWQAMQMDIDVFPDLNRPRVVIMTEAPGLAPEEVETLITFPLETAMNGANGVQAVRSSSGIGISVVYVEFDWGTDIYTDRQIVMERLQLVQDRMPQGVKPTLAPISSIMGQILMLAMWSENEETDPIVLRTTADWVVRQRILTIPGVSQVFTMGGGRKQFQVLVDPDEMIRYGVTLHQVKQAVVGSNENATGGYLDEQGPNELLVRALGRIQDIDDLQKVVVGVRDGRPIALAQIARVVEGPQVKRGDSSAFVRKEDGTLSGGESVVLTINKQPGADTRRITDAILEAVEDLKQTISDDIQIVPVYSQKSFIDRAIANVVEALRDGGILVVVILFLFLLNFRTTFITLTAIPLSLVMTAVVFSIFGLSINTMTLGGLAVAIGELVDDAIVDVENIFRRLRENRQAAVPKHPLVIVYQASCEIRNSIVFGTIIVILVFIPLFALSGMEGRLFAPLGVAYIVSILSSLVVSLTVTPVLCYWMLGRSKLMDHDKDGFFLRGLKWIGDHVIRFSLAFPRSNLTFTVLAVALAGLFMFNLDRDFLPPFNEGSMQLNVVLPPGTSLATSNEINKTVEQRLLELDDVDRFVRRTGRAELDEHAEGVNMSEYVLELDPDSPRSREEQLTEIREAMADIPGIVTAVEQPIAHLISHMLSGVKAQIGIKIYGDDLDVLRRKAGEMEAAIKGVAGVTDLMVEPQVIIPQMRIELDRDKLLLYGMTAADVNEFISTAMNGDIVSEVLLGQRTFDLMVRLDEDYREDVQKLKRLTIDLPDGGKVPLKAVANIYESGGPNTINRESVRRRTILQCNVSERGVVDVVEDIQKAVAPVIATMDDGYFVEFGGQFESQQSATRVIGGLFVVSMIGVFMVLFTMFRSVNLSLQVMAALPMAFIGSVAALVITGQTLTVAAMVGFISLGGIASRNGILLLNHYLHLVKYEGESWTKEMIVRAGLERLAPVLMTALTSGIGLVPLVMASGEPGKEILYPVATVILGGLISSTLLDFFVHPALFLLFGMKEAQRVIEASDTQVALTEEH